One Vicinamibacterales bacterium genomic region harbors:
- a CDS encoding glycosyltransferase, translating to MPARARGLRGWVAAAVVGAWYAGTILLTRLWPRRRRPRPPSGCAVVVGTFHNLGWYLSHMAPLSRAGLREIVVVSDGELPALPGVRHEPPPAWLATAVGRTLAKFVWTVTIGRRTRADVFIGFHVIPNGTIALAAARLTGGRSCYQMTGGPIELIGGGYQATENQVLGRLRAPSRMLERLALAVTGAFDLVVVRGTSARRFVSDRTSAHDVAVIPGSVDLARIAAPPAHRRYDLIFVGRLAPTKQPLQFLDIAAAVRRILPAVRACIVGGGPMMDAVEARIAELGLQSCVEVTGTVPNALPSLLSARVFILTSRSEGLSIAMAEAMICGAVPVVADVGDLGDLVTEGETGFLIEPGNIAMYAERAAAILQDPGRWTRMSEAAARRAREYNGLEHVSQLWRARLGALGAAETPPAAALAASDPPLAAKEQDGR from the coding sequence ATGCCGGCGCGCGCTCGCGGCCTCCGCGGCTGGGTGGCCGCCGCGGTCGTCGGCGCGTGGTACGCCGGCACGATCCTCCTGACCCGCCTGTGGCCGCGGAGGCGCCGCCCGCGGCCGCCGTCCGGCTGCGCGGTCGTCGTCGGCACGTTTCACAACCTCGGGTGGTACCTGTCGCACATGGCGCCGCTGTCGCGCGCCGGACTGCGGGAGATCGTGGTCGTCAGCGACGGCGAACTGCCCGCGCTGCCCGGCGTGCGGCACGAGCCGCCGCCCGCGTGGCTGGCCACGGCGGTCGGACGAACCCTCGCCAAGTTCGTGTGGACCGTGACCATCGGCCGCCGCACCCGCGCGGATGTGTTCATCGGGTTCCATGTGATTCCGAACGGAACGATTGCGCTCGCCGCGGCGCGCCTCACGGGCGGCCGGTCGTGTTATCAGATGACCGGCGGCCCCATCGAACTGATCGGCGGCGGCTATCAGGCGACGGAGAACCAGGTGCTCGGCCGCCTGCGCGCACCGTCGCGGATGCTCGAGCGTCTGGCGCTGGCCGTCACGGGCGCGTTCGATCTCGTCGTCGTCCGCGGCACGTCCGCGCGGCGATTCGTCAGCGATCGGACGTCGGCCCATGACGTGGCCGTGATTCCCGGCAGCGTCGACCTCGCGCGCATCGCCGCGCCGCCGGCGCACCGCCGGTACGACCTGATCTTCGTCGGCCGGCTCGCGCCCACCAAACAGCCGCTGCAGTTCCTCGACATCGCCGCGGCGGTGCGCCGCATCCTGCCTGCGGTCCGCGCCTGTATCGTCGGCGGCGGTCCGATGATGGATGCAGTCGAGGCGCGAATCGCGGAGCTCGGCCTTCAGTCCTGCGTGGAGGTGACGGGAACCGTCCCCAACGCCCTGCCGTCTCTCCTGAGCGCGCGGGTCTTCATACTGACATCGCGCAGTGAAGGCTTGTCGATTGCCATGGCGGAGGCGATGATCTGCGGTGCGGTCCCGGTCGTCGCCGACGTGGGCGACCTTGGTGACCTCGTCACCGAAGGCGAGACCGGGTTCCTCATCGAGCCAGGCAACATCGCAATGTACGCGGAGCGTGCCGCGGCGATCCTGCAGGACCCCGGGCGCTGGACCCGGATGTCGGAGGCCGCAGCCCGCCGCGCCCGCGAGTACAACGGCCTGGAGCACGTGTCGCAGCTGTGGCGCGCGCGCCTCGGGGCGCTTGGCGCTGCTGAGACGCCGCCGGCCGCCGCGCTGGCCGCGTCCGACCCTCCCCTCGCCGCGAAAGAGCAGGACGGCCGATGA